The genomic window TTGACTAAGATACAAACTAAAAGCCTTTTTATGAATCAAGAGGGATGACGGGAATCATATCTTCTTTTGGAGGAGGCTGAAACACAGGAGGAGCATGTAGATGTCTTATTCCTTTGCTTCTATCTTTTGTTAAATTACTCATATTGTTTAGATATTATATACTGCATAGAATGATATTGTTGAAttgatgttaataaaaaaaatagaatgtttGATAATGTgggaaatgaagattttgattGGATGATTCAAGGTTGTGTTTAGATTAGTAAATGCTAATGGCATCCATTTCGGATAGTTGACATTGTGTTAGATTGGTGAATGCCAATGGTATCCATTTCAAATAGCCAAGATTGTGGTAGATTAGCAAATGCTAATGGCATCCATCTCGAATAGCCAGGATTGTGTTAAATTGATGAATGCCAATGATATCCATTTTGAATAGCTAGGATTGTGTTAGATTGGTGAATGTGAATGGTATCCATTTTGAAAAATCGAGATAGTGTTAGATTGATGAATGTCAATGGTATCCATTTCAGGTAGCTAGGATTGTGTTAGATTGGTGAATGCCAATAATATCCATTTTAGATAGTCAATATTGTATTAGATTAGCAAATGCTAATGATATCCGTTTAAGATAGCTGTGATTGTGTTTGATTAGCGAACACTAATAATATCCAATTTTGGATAGTCAGGATTGTGTTAGATTAGTGAGTGCTAATGATACTCATTATGGATAGCCAAGATTACATTTAGAATGGTGAACATTACAGttgaaaatgacaaataaattagtgaaaaattagtaaataataaatGCATGTACGATGACATATGTATGGGTCATGTGATATACATCCGAATGAGTCATAAGGTTGATTTGAATTGAATACAAAAAGGTTAGgatacttttaaatgaaatattagcattaaatattttaattaactaaCCTTATTACCTTCATCTAAATCTGATTTATTTCGTAACAGGACCTTCTCATGCATAGGACGCTTCATAGAGTCTTAGTGTAGTGtatattttgaaatgtaaaaacacTTATGTAATAGAATTGTAATTTCTATTACCTGAACTGATGACGTAATGTAGTGATAAATTAGGAGTATGATCTTAACTACTACCTGTAAATTGACTTAACCTTTCGTGTAGGAACTTATCTTATGATCTTAATgtgtatttaattaatgatgCATTCAATTTCAGGAttttatgtaaattaaaaaaaccatgtgttGTCTTCAATTTCGATTGATTGCCAATTTTAATTCCTTACTATATATGTTATATATTTTGtgcctattaatttttttttaaaattaacttgagtgttcgggtcagcttacgcgtacctcgactaattccacgggtcctaaagttaacgaccatataagcctccagtgaccttCTCATGCATAGGACGCTTCATAGAGTCTTAGTGTAGTGtatattttgaaatgtaaaaacacTTATGTAATAGAATTGTAATTTCTATTACCTGAACTGATGACGTAATGTAGTGATAAATTAGGAGTATGATCTTAACTACTACCTGTAAATTGACTTAACCTTTCGTGTAGGAACTTATCTTATGATCTTAATgtgtatttaattaatgatgCATTCAATTTCAGGAttttatgtaaattaaaaaaaccatgtgttGTCTTCAATTTCGATTGATTGCCAATTTTAATTCCTTACTATATATGTTATATATTTTGtgcctattaattttttttttagattaacgtgggtgttcgggtcagcttacgcgtacctcgactaattccacgggtcctaaagttaacgaccatataagcctccagtgaccatcatattagcaatcacagggctcgaacgTGAGATCACAGGGAAACAAACCCTTTAGTCTCAAACTCTCTATTAAATTTGAATCGTGATCAAATATCCCTGAAAGATTGAATGAGGTTGATGTTGAATTTCATGTTAACGGTCATTGAAAGGAGAGCATAAATTCTGACTTGAtggttaaatcaattttttataaaaaattaataaaaaaatcaattttttgagGTTTcctactaaataaaaaattatatcttttatttttcatcataaaataaattagtagaGTATATTACataaatacttaaaatataaaaccaagAACTGAtactctaaaatatattaattcatctcttttaaaaaatttaagatattttttattaatgattcgtataaattatcattaaaaacttgacaattaaatatttatgataactcaacttcaaaataaatgtttaaagtaaaatatatatatatatatatatatatatatatatatatatatatatataatcattatttaaacttgaagatatatttaataaaattcttaaaactcacaaattttaattaataatttttagtgtACTGTTTCTAGAAACCAATAAAAAGAACAGCCAAGTTTATAGATAGGGGAGTGGAGGGGCGAGACTCactataactaaataaaattttcagtGTTTTTGGTAGCTATGGATCGTTATGAGATTATGAAGAATATTGGGTCTGGAAATTTTGGGGTGACTAAGCTGGTTAGAGATAGATGTACCAAAGAATTTTTTGCTGTTAAGTTTTTTGAGAGAGGCGAAAAGGTCTGTTTCCTCTATTTTACTATCTGTTTAcctatttcaatttcaaattttttccatATTTATTATAGTTTGCTAATCTCTTGAAACTcaatcctgtttgtttttaccATTATGAATTCGTCATCTTTAAGCATCAGGGGGTGCTTTACCATGGGTTTGATTGAGGAGTTACTTTTGTGGTTGCAGATTGATGAACATGTGCAAAGGGAAATTATGAATCATAGGTCATTGAAGCATCCCAATATAGTTAGATTTAAAGAGgtttgttatttaaatttttctgtCCAGTAATGCTAATTGGCATCTGTTGTCTTGTAATTGTTGTATGCTGCAACAAGTAAGCAAGGactccattttgctccatagagtttttttctttttttctttattttctgtgGAGGACCATAAAATGtcttgaaatatattttctccACAGTAAAGTGGATTGTCCATAGCTACTTTACTAAGAACTAATTGGAGCAGATGTTGTTAATTATTCTCTTTTGAGTGTTGCTTCCTAGAATAGATCAATTCAATGGGAAGGAGACAGTCTATGATTTGAGATGTTATCCTTCCAGGTCCTGCTAACTCCAACCCATTTAGCTATTGTGATGGAGTATGCTGCAGGAGGAGAACTCTTTGAGAGGATATGCAGTGCTGGTAAATTTAGTGAAGATGAGGTAAAGTAGAGCAAAGAAATTTTACTAGTATTACATGAACATTCAAGGTTGTTTGGAAGTTGAATGAAAGGAAATATGTAGCATCTAGAGGCAGTAAATGTTGTGCTTTGAATGTTACTTATTAATTAGCAGTGTATAATCGGATTAATGTTTTACTTCTggggtttttatgtttttctgcATCAGGCAAGGTTTTTCTTCCAGCAATTGATATCCGGAGTAAGTTACTGTCATTCAATGGTAAGAAGTTTAACCTTCCTTTTGtcaatttgtttcaacctttATAAAATGCACAGTAATTGCTTTAAGaatagtttttgattttgatacgAGGAGATATTTATGCTGCAGCAAATTTGCCACAGAGATCTTAAGCTTGAAAATACACTCCTAGATGGAAACACAGTACCGCGTGTCAAGATATGCGACTTCGGGTATTCAAAGGTGCATTTTTACTAAATGATAACATGCGTGCATGAAGTTTCACCACCCTTTTGGTTACAATTTCCTTGGCTTATCGTGTAGTCAGCTGTGTTGCATTCCCAGCCAAAATCTGCTGTGGGCACCCCAGCTTACATTGCCCCAGAAGTACTATCAAAAAAGGAATATGATGGGAAGGTAACAATCTTTCTgactttctcttcctttttgaTGCACATGCTTCTCATTTAAGTTGTTTGAAAGCATTCGTATTATGTCTCATCTTGGAGAGTTACAGATTGCAGATGTATGGTCCTGTGGGGTTACCCTCTATGTAATGCTTGTTGGGGCATACCCCTTTGAAGACCCTGATGGTCCAAAGAACTTCAGAAAGACAATTGGGGTAAGTGGCTATAAAAGTATTAAGCACCAGATAGAATTTAGTTGTAGTGTAATTATTGAAGGTCTGCATATTTATTATGGAATTCTAGCTAGTCTATTATTGATCCGATTAAATTACTGTTTGCTTATTGCAGAGGATACTCAGTGTGCACTATTCAATTCCGGATTATGTTCGTGTTTCTATAGAGTGCAAGCATCTTTTAACTCGAATATTTGTGGCTGACCCTGAAAAGGTAACTTGGCTTTAGCTTGAACAAAAGTGTTGTGGTATCAACTGCATCTCCATCCATGATTGCAGTGAAAATAAAAGGGAGAagatttcaattatattatgatgCGTTCTTAATGGATGATAGAACAAGGTGCCTGATTTTTGGTAGGAAACTCCCAGGACCAATTAAAATAAGCCCTTGCTATTTGATAACTGATAGAAAGTTTTCAGCTCTTAATGTAGGAGACATAAGGACACGCAAGCACCTTCAAGTTGAATGATTGAAAGGAACAAAGTTCTTTTCCCTTTATTCCTTAAAGCATTgccacctttttctttttcttttttttaactcctATGGTTTTCATCAGTTAATGCTTTTGTCTATGTGTAGAGGATTACTATTCCAGAAATAAAAAACCATCCATGGTTCTTAAAGAACTTGCCTATAGAGCTGATGGAAGGAGGAAGCTGGCAAAGCAATGATGTCAACAACCCATCCCAAAGCGTTGAAGAAGTCCTGTCTATAATACAGGAGGCAAGCAAACCTGTCTTCCTGTCAAAGGGTGAAGAGCATTTACTTGGAAGCAGCATGGATCTTGATGACTTAGATGCTGACGCAGACCTTGAAGATATCGAGACAAGTGGTGATTTCGTGTGCCCATTATGAGCTGAAGCTGTGTACATAAATTGTCAACTTTCCTAAGGTATTGTTCAATGATTGAGAGCGCCAGATTATTTCTGGTGAACTCTTTACACTGTGATCCTTGTTTGGCCATGTGGCATACGGATGCCCTTTTGTAGATCCCCTGTGTTTCTTTGTTGTTCAATATATTACAATAACATTTTCCTTCGCGTTGGTTCTTAATATTCGCTTATTTATGTAAAGTGACCtgagataaattattttgtaaggTGATGTGTGTGGCAAAGTTTAAACATCACGGATACTTCTAGAGCCAGATTGCTTGCTCTTTTCTGTAATTGGTGTTGTTCTATCATATAACAAGAGTTCTTCGGCCAAAAGAAGTGTACTCCAGATCTTGagctctttgattttttaacagAACTGGTGAAATATATAGCAGGCACTAAGTCACAAGCTGAAATCTTTTTCAAGACTGGCTTGTATAACATATTGCATATGTGATCTTCATGGTCAAGACTCAGAGAGTAGCcctattagggttttttttttttttttttttgaatagcCAGAGCTGGTCAGAGCATACGAGCAACTTAGTCAATGGTTCAAGATCTCTATTTTGCAAAAATACCTCAAGAATAAATACAATATATTTGTTAATcatattttatgaaatgaaaattattcccacttaacaaaaaaattccaagtaCAAAATGAACAAAGGTGAATTCTGCAGAGAAACTCTACAATGAAGTCTCGTTGTAGCTTATCACAAATAATCGAAACATAAGGAGCACTCAAGAAAACCATGGATGAGTTAATGAATGCTAGTGATTTAAAAGGATGGCTAACTAATTCCCAAATTATTGTCGTGCTGggccaaactttattttagcatgaaaaaaagGTTTTGGCGACGGCAGCACATCTAAAGAAGCAAGAGCAATTCGAAAGTcaggttattaattttattggattcaataaatttaattaatttgataatataataataaaaaaaaaacaataacaacaacaaataatttttaaaaaaaaaacagtattagTCTGGGTCAAGCTGGGTTAACACTTAAACCTCGTGACCTTACACATGAAATTGGAATAACACtataaaaggatgaaatcagaaaaaatcaattataaaaaattacctaaaaaaagatctaaatcaACCCGGTTCAATCTTTCAAACCTGTAACTCAAGTCCTAAGACCAAAATCATCTTATAAAAGGCAAACCTTAGAAAATTATAAGGTCAAATTCCAGATTAACAAAATCtgatcaaaaaaattatcagggatgaaattaaaaaagaaagtttcaataaaaaaggattaaaaacaaaacaaatagtaattaaaaagaacaatgaCCAAATCTGacataaaatcaaatgaaaaaaaatattaaggaatgcaattgaaaaaataattcaattaagagaatgatataaaatattgagggatacaAATAGAAAGTTAATTCAATTAATAGagtgattaaaaacaaaaaaaatcgcaattaaaagaatgagaatcaaatttgaaaggttaaaaaaatcaaaaaaggattaaattgaaagaaaatatcaattttatgaattatttaaaataaaacaaatagcaataaaaataatatgaaccaaatttaaatgagaaataaatcaaTTGCTGCTTTTAAAATGTGTATGGAGATGCTCTAAAAtcaagagggagagagagaaaaaaatacttgatattGTTTGGCCACATACGCCGCCCAGTAATGAATGTGACATCGTGAGGATTAAAACCTCATCGTTGATGCCGATATTTGACAACTGAACAATGTTGTACGCGTCATCCAAAGATTGTAGACATTCCCACTCAACTCCACATGGTCTACACGCACAACCCACCTTTtgacattaaataatattttataaatgctaaaataataaatatcttttgatCAAAtacgatgataaaaaaaaaaaaaaacaagagtaaaAGACTAGAAAACCCCTTGATCCAAGTTGAAGACTACTAGATGTCAAAGGCAttgtagttattttattatgtttttaaaataaaaaggttgaaAGTATCCCTACCTGCCATTGcattatttttgcttaaaaggcatattagtcattttattattcaataaataacaaaaatatggTTATACTCTTGCTGCCAAGGCTAATTGTGTTTTgttaatgaagataaaattataattttattattataattcataaagTTAATGAGTATGTAGCGACAATAAAAACACTAAAGTGAAACCACTgccccttttaatttttttaattatctgcATTATTGTTTTCTAGTGTTGGATACCCCATCTAAGTTAATCTAATCCCGTAAAGTGTGGCAAGGCCTGATTATTAGAAATATGGTTAATTGGTATATTTAAAGTTAAATTcaaaggttaaaattttattaaaaattattttttgacaaaaattcattaacatgattaaaacaagttttagatgaataaaaaattgatataaaaaaacttttagttgatatttttttatgaaatccaAAACTCTTTATTTcacatttgaaaaatataagattttattatattttatttattaaaaaattgaagagtCTTAAATCAACCTAGGTAAGGTGAACTTTTGTCTTAAGCCATGCTTAATCGCTTAGCTTGGGCACAAATTAGAGGCTCAATTTGGATTTGttgtaaaataagtttttaaattatacaaaattagtTTTTGCCACCCTATTTTAGGCGTAAGTTTgttgtaaaataattatctatcccgtaaataattatttcttaccAACCCATATAGTTTAACCAGCCTATTAATGAATAATAACCTTTCACCTCTCACacaaatgtaaaataataattttttagattataataACCTTTCACCTCTCACACAAGTATTGAGCCATTTCGTAGTCCCTCCATGCAAGTATTAAAGCCTTTAGAGTAATTAATGGCCTACTAATTGACCAATTGACATTAACAAACATTTAAGAAATACCAGAGATACATTGACGTGCTTCCTGTTTTAATACCATTTTGGCATATTATTTCTTGTTCTAATCTACGAAACTTGATCTAAGCAGTAGACATAACCAATTTTACTGGCGATGTCAGGAATGAGAACAAGAGCGATTAAGTATGttagattttctttattatggTTTTAGATATTGATTATGTCTgagaaaatttaagaaacacAAGGGATGATGTTGAAGTGACTAAGATACAGAATGAAGgaatttaagaaatttaacCTTATTATTGATGACATTAATTAATGTCGGAAAATAGACAAAGACTAAGattttactttcttcttttcttcttgtgttGGTTATTGGTtccttttttatgaaattgCGATGCGAataccttttaaaatataattttgaatggTTTGAAACTTAACCTAACAAGAATTTACTTTGAAGAACCAAGTTTAATACAATAATTACTCTCACCCTATACTGATAAAAGATGTAAATAAGTAGTATAAAATCACAAGAAAGTTGATCAATGCTTCGAAGAGTTTGTaaattcaatcaagaacttagtaAGAGAATCATTTAACCACACAAAATTTAGAaagaatattgatttttttattaaaataatctctttttatttcaaaaattctctacaaaagattatttttactAGAAAGAACTCTATGGATAAAActaataagtaaaaataatccaataaacctaaatttaaataaaaggcctaatatttataaaaggcccaataataactaaaaaataaataaaaccatagtcaaactattttaaaaaagactaaaGTCATTTCATAATCTGCTggtaaaatcaaagtttaactTCAAATGCATGGTTATCTCTGGTCTTAAAGATTTAGAAGTCATATATAAATGgtttcatatataaatatatggatGTCTATTTTCCAATGCAACTagaatcacattaaaattactTATGTAGCTCCAATTTTGACTAGAACAGTAGCGAAAAGGTCAAAATTAGCATATTTAAGTCTTTTTATTCCAATCTTTTTATAATGTCTAAATGTCTACCTACAAACGCTTTttgaacatgaattaaattaattaaggcttctattttattatttaatatattcttgaagttCACCTTAGTTCATgtatgttgaaaaaaattcattgaaagcCTCTTTAAATCTTTTAGCCTTAAGTTTTGTCACTGAACCAACTGAATTCTCTAACGGATCTTTTGATGTTGCTTGGATAACATCAAATTAATGGTGATTTGAATGCCACCAAATCTTCatttcactttcttttatttgtaaatGTGATTTTACCCATACATACCTAAGATATTAATATATGCCACAATATATAATTCATTGCGGGAGGAGTAAGgactaagagtgtgtttgatattgcggtagctgttgtggttgtggtttgaaaaaagttgttttataaaaagtacttttagttgaggttggtttgaaaaaataggtgtttggttaaaactgtggttgaaattgaggttgaacaaaaaatagtttaatgtgtttggttaagaatgcttttgaaattgaggtcataaaataattttaaaaaatatattttaacattgatggtttttaatttaaatattgtagatttaactattgctattatatcatgaaataaataatactttatataaaatattttttattattccattaaaccatctacaatttcattatgtacaaaattcatccgataagaactacagtttccataattttttgagcgtgcaataaatttagataaaatattataaggaataaaattaatttgatattacagtgcgagtaaatttaatttactctacactagtttttcgggggaaaaatattgttcacaatatgagtaaatttaattcactataaactagttttttttttaaatacaaaaaataaacacattgaaaaaaaaaaagtgcaagtgaattgcactgttcatttgTTTtgagtgaacagtgcaattcacttttttatatatatatatattccaaggatggaaaaatcatcaaatgagaACAGTCTTTGTATGACAAGGTACACTGTTCGCTACTTCGCTGAGACACAATTTGAAGAAAACTTCACTGGTTACCACGCAGACGCAGGTAAAGCAGCTTGGAGCTGCTTTCAACGGAACGCAGACGCATACGTAAATTTTGGTAGGTCCCATTAACAGTAAATCATGGTTTATCATTTACCAAACAGCTGATATCTGCGGTGGCATTAAAACGTGGAAGCTACCACGCAGCCAAACATTTTCTAAAAGGGATATGACAAGCACTGAATATAGTAGATAGAGCACCACTTTCACAAACAAAACTATCTTAGTTACATTAGAGTTGAAAGACAATGATTGTAGAAGAGAGCTCAAAACTAGAGTCATTATCAGGCCATTAAACAAGTAAAACAACTCAAAACAACCAATTACAATCTATTCATGATTGTGTTCAGTACAATATAAATCATCCCTAGAAGAATCACTAACtagttcttaaaaaaacattcatggtGTGTTTTGTACAATGTGTTAGATATTgattcttaataaaattaataagcaTATTCGAGGCTAATTAAAAGTGGAGTTCACTCATATTTAGAGTAGAACGTTGccgaaaatatttttcaatataagtaTTTTAACTTGGTACATTGACTTGTCTAAAATCAATCATGGATGAATAcaaaattgatctaaaaaaataccTTATGTGACAATTTGTTAAACCCCAAACCTTAATCTTTTCAATTACAAGTTTTTCAAGTggcttatataattatatattggaAAGTAAAAATTAGGCTACCAGGTAACCAACCTTTTTAGAGGAGAGAGGCCTTAGAAAATGTAAGCTTTGAGCTAAAACCATATATGCATAATCAGATCATATAtggattaattataaaataacttttcagtcaaagaaattatttttttttgccaaccTATGAATAATCAGTTATCTAGATTCATTAAATTTTCCAGGTTTAATACTTTTTCTAATCAATTCTTTCagtataattttagttaatttttttaatatgtagtttaatatattaaatatttttaacattaagtatttattaaaaatatcaaaattagattcattaaatctgttagttttaatattttgtctTAATAGTTTCTCCatgataatttttgttgatgtctggtttaatatcttaaatatttgttatgtatggtttaatatcttaaatatttttaatgttaagtatttatgaaaaaaaccaataattaattttttcaattataaataattctAGCATCCTAGGTtccatatataaataaaggatGAAAGAATTGTCTAGATATATAACAAGGTGAGCAAGTCTTATGCTTCTCTTGCCTATTTTATTATGCCTTCTTcatttgtcttttctattttgccTAGTAATTCTAAAGTTTTAAGTTAAGTAGTTGTAGATAGAAAATCAACTTTGTTTTCTAGTTCATAGAACTTGATAAAAATTGCGACAttttaagataatgtttttagaatcttaaaaaaatatttgtattgaGATTGTTTGCACCAAGtcacaaataaattaatcttaaaaacaaaagatataatTCTTGACAACActgtttttgtttccttaacaagtaagtatattattttaaattgttagttTAATACATTCATATGTTATGTGtatgcaaataaaattcatttaattgtatttatatgCTTATCTCTATTCTACtctttaatttatatgtttatgTAAAATATCTTAATCACGTTGAATTACACTCAACAATTAATATTTGACCAATACAATATAATGTAATCAATTGtgtactataataataataaaaaatatatataatggaaTGGAATGGGTTGATACAGTACATTTCCCTTGGTTAAGATATTCATAGTGATGTgatggagggttttttt from Populus trichocarpa isolate Nisqually-1 chromosome 5, P.trichocarpa_v4.1, whole genome shotgun sequence includes these protein-coding regions:
- the LOC7486581 gene encoding serine/threonine-protein kinase SAPK2 isoform X4 yields the protein MDRYEIMKNIGSGNFGVTKLVRDRCTKEFFAVKFFERGEKIDEHVQREIMNHRSLKHPNIVRFKEARFFFQQLISGVSYCHSMQICHRDLKLENTLLDGNTVPRVKICDFGYSKSAVLHSQPKSAVGTPAYIAPEVLSKKEYDGKIADVWSCGVTLYVMLVGAYPFEDPDGPKNFRKTIGRILSVHYSIPDYVRVSIECKHLLTRIFVADPEKRITIPEIKNHPWFLKNLPIELMEGGSWQSNDVNNPSQSVEEVLSIIQEASKPVFLSKGEEHLLGSSMDLDDLDADADLEDIETSGDFVCPL
- the LOC7486581 gene encoding serine/threonine-protein kinase SAPK2 isoform X2, with amino-acid sequence MDRYEIMKNIGSGNFGVTKLVRDRCTKEFFAVKFFERGEKIDEHVQREIMNHRSLKHPNIVRFKEVLLTPTHLAIVMEYAAGGELFERICSAGKFSEDEARFFFQQLISGVSYCHSMQICHRDLKLENTLLDGNTVPRVKICDFGYSKSAVLHSQPKSAVGTPAYIAPEVLSKKEYDGKIADVWSCGVTLYVMLVGAYPFEDPDGPKNFRKTIGRILSVHYSIPDYVRVSIECKHLLTRIFVADPEKRITIPEIKNHPWFLKNLPIELMEGGSWQSNDVNNPSQSVEEVLSIIQEASKPVFLSKGEEHLLGSSMDLDDLDADADLEDIETSGDFVCPL
- the LOC7486581 gene encoding serine/threonine-protein kinase SAPK2 isoform X1, translated to MDRYEIMKNIGSGNFGVTKLVRDRCTKEFFAVKFFERGEKIDEHVQREIMNHRSLKHPNIVRFKEVLLTPTHLAIVMEYAAGGELFERICSAGKFSEDEARFFFQQLISGVSYCHSMIFMLQQICHRDLKLENTLLDGNTVPRVKICDFGYSKSAVLHSQPKSAVGTPAYIAPEVLSKKEYDGKIADVWSCGVTLYVMLVGAYPFEDPDGPKNFRKTIGRILSVHYSIPDYVRVSIECKHLLTRIFVADPEKRITIPEIKNHPWFLKNLPIELMEGGSWQSNDVNNPSQSVEEVLSIIQEASKPVFLSKGEEHLLGSSMDLDDLDADADLEDIETSGDFVCPL
- the LOC7486581 gene encoding serine/threonine-protein kinase SAPK2 isoform X3; the protein is MDRYEIMKNIGSGNFGVTKLVRDRCTKEFFAVKFFERGEKIDEHVQREIMNHRSLKHPNIVRFKEARFFFQQLISGVSYCHSMIFMLQQICHRDLKLENTLLDGNTVPRVKICDFGYSKSAVLHSQPKSAVGTPAYIAPEVLSKKEYDGKIADVWSCGVTLYVMLVGAYPFEDPDGPKNFRKTIGRILSVHYSIPDYVRVSIECKHLLTRIFVADPEKRITIPEIKNHPWFLKNLPIELMEGGSWQSNDVNNPSQSVEEVLSIIQEASKPVFLSKGEEHLLGSSMDLDDLDADADLEDIETSGDFVCPL